The Planktothrix tepida PCC 9214 genome has a segment encoding these proteins:
- the infA gene encoding translation initiation factor IF-1, whose protein sequence is MAKQDLIEMEGTVTESLPNAMFRVDLDNGFNVLAHISGKIRRNYIKILPGDRVKVELTPYDLTKGRITYRLRKK, encoded by the coding sequence TTGGCTAAACAAGATCTCATTGAAATGGAAGGGACAGTCACTGAATCCCTTCCTAATGCTATGTTTCGCGTAGACTTGGATAATGGGTTTAATGTCTTGGCGCACATTTCGGGCAAAATTCGTCGGAATTACATTAAGATTTTGCCGGGAGATCGCGTCAAAGTAGAATTAACCCCCTATGACCTAACCAAAGGCAGAATCACCTATCGTCTACGCAAAAAATAG
- the rpmJ gene encoding 50S ribosomal protein L36, with amino-acid sequence MKVRASVRKICEKCRVIRRRGRVMVICSNPKHKQRQG; translated from the coding sequence ATGAAAGTTCGAGCATCAGTCCGCAAAATTTGTGAAAAGTGTCGCGTCATTCGCCGTCGAGGACGAGTGATGGTGATTTGTTCTAACCCCAAGCATAAGCAACGCCAAGGCTAA
- the rpsM gene encoding 30S ribosomal protein S13, translated as MARIAGVDLPRDKRVEIGLTYIYGIGLSRSQQIIKDTGVNPDIRVKDLSDADVAALRAAVQLYQVEGDLRRMEAMNIKRLMDIGTYRGRRHRLGLPVRGQRTRTNARTRRGVRRTVAGKKKAAAKK; from the coding sequence GTGGCACGGATAGCCGGAGTAGACCTTCCACGGGATAAACGTGTTGAAATCGGTCTGACTTACATTTATGGAATTGGACTTTCACGGTCTCAACAAATCATCAAAGACACGGGTGTCAATCCTGATATCCGCGTTAAAGATTTGAGTGATGCTGATGTTGCAGCCCTACGCGCCGCCGTTCAACTGTATCAGGTGGAAGGGGATCTGCGACGGATGGAGGCGATGAATATTAAACGCCTCATGGATATTGGTACCTATCGGGGGCGTCGTCATCGTCTAGGTCTGCCTGTGCGCGGTCAACGCACACGGACAAATGCTAGAACCCGTCGAGGCGTTCGCCGTACCGTTGCGGGCAAGAAAAAAGCAGCCGCTAAGAAATAA
- the rpsK gene encoding 30S ribosomal protein S11 — protein sequence MARQTKKTGPKKQKRNVPNGVAYIQSTFNNTIVTITDPNGEVISWASAGSTGFKGAKKGTPFAAQTAAENAGRRANDQGMRQIEVMVSGPGAGRETAIRALQGAGLEITLIRDITPIPHNGCRPPKRRRV from the coding sequence ATGGCGCGACAAACGAAAAAAACAGGGCCTAAAAAGCAAAAACGTAACGTCCCCAATGGGGTAGCCTACATCCAATCCACCTTTAACAATACGATTGTAACGATTACTGACCCTAATGGAGAGGTCATTTCTTGGGCCTCTGCCGGGTCTACAGGATTTAAAGGGGCTAAAAAGGGGACTCCTTTCGCTGCACAAACCGCAGCAGAAAACGCGGGACGCCGAGCCAATGATCAGGGAATGCGTCAGATTGAAGTCATGGTCAGTGGCCCGGGTGCGGGTCGGGAAACCGCGATTCGCGCGTTGCAAGGGGCTGGTTTAGAAATTACCCTGATTCGAGACATTACTCCAATTCCCCATAATGGTTGCCGTCCCCCCAAACGACGTCGAGTTTAA
- a CDS encoding DNA-directed RNA polymerase subunit alpha produces the protein MAQFKIECIESNTDTDRSQYGKFVLEPLERGQGTTVGNALRRVLLSNLEGSAITSVRVAGVNHEFATITGVREDVLEILLNLKEVVLKSYTHQKQIGRLLVQGPATVTAGHFDLPSEVEVVDKNQYIATLAPGATLEMEFQVEKGTGYRAVERSRDEATALDFLQIDAVFMPVRKVNYTVEDARVGGSLEKDRLIMEIWTNGSFSPQEALSQAANILVDLFTPLKDITLESIKSDQNDDIDPTSQIPIEELQLSVRAYNCLKRAQINSVADLRDYTQEDLLEIKNFGQKSAEEVIEALQKRLGITLPQERASKPAASSP, from the coding sequence GTGGCGCAGTTTAAGATTGAGTGTATTGAATCGAACACTGATACAGACCGGAGTCAGTACGGAAAATTTGTCTTGGAACCTTTAGAACGGGGTCAAGGGACAACGGTTGGTAATGCCCTAAGACGGGTTTTACTCTCGAACTTAGAAGGATCAGCGATTACATCAGTCAGGGTTGCTGGTGTTAATCATGAGTTCGCAACGATTACAGGGGTTAGGGAAGATGTTTTGGAAATTCTGCTCAACCTCAAAGAAGTTGTTCTCAAAAGCTATACCCATCAAAAACAAATCGGTCGCTTACTTGTCCAAGGCCCAGCGACGGTAACCGCAGGTCATTTTGATTTACCGTCCGAGGTTGAGGTAGTAGACAAAAACCAATATATCGCTACCCTGGCTCCTGGAGCAACCTTGGAAATGGAATTCCAAGTTGAGAAAGGAACGGGATATCGGGCTGTTGAGCGCAGCCGGGATGAGGCAACGGCTTTGGATTTTCTCCAAATCGATGCCGTGTTTATGCCTGTGCGAAAAGTAAATTACACCGTTGAGGATGCACGGGTCGGGGGGTCTTTAGAAAAAGACCGACTGATCATGGAAATTTGGACAAATGGGAGTTTCTCACCCCAAGAAGCCCTGAGCCAAGCCGCCAATATTCTGGTGGATTTGTTCACCCCGTTGAAAGATATCACGCTGGAATCGATTAAAAGTGACCAGAATGATGATATCGATCCGACCAGCCAAATCCCTATTGAAGAACTTCAGTTGTCGGTTCGGGCTTACAACTGCCTCAAACGCGCTCAAATCAACTCAGTGGCAGACTTACGAGATTATACTCAAGAAGACCTATTAGAAATTAAAAACTTCGGTCAGAAGTCTGCTGAAGAAGTCATCGAGGCGTTACAAAAACGCTTAGGAATTACGCTACCTCAAGAGCGAGCCTCTAAACCGGCGGCTTCATCACCTTGA
- the rplQ gene encoding 50S ribosomal protein L17 yields MRHRCRVPQLGKPADQRKALLRSLATELIRHGRITTTKARAKAVQSEAEKMITLAKDGSLAARRQAMGYIYDKQLVHALFEGAQERYGSRNGGYTRVVRTVSRRGDNSQMAIIELV; encoded by the coding sequence ATGCGTCATCGTTGTCGTGTTCCCCAATTGGGCAAACCTGCGGATCAGCGTAAAGCACTGTTGCGATCGCTGGCAACCGAACTTATTCGTCATGGTCGAATCACCACCACGAAAGCTAGAGCGAAAGCGGTACAATCAGAAGCAGAAAAAATGATTACCCTGGCCAAAGACGGCTCCTTAGCAGCCCGTCGCCAAGCCATGGGGTATATCTATGACAAACAACTGGTTCATGCCTTATTTGAGGGAGCCCAAGAACGGTATGGTTCGCGCAATGGGGGTTACACCCGTGTTGTTAGAACCGTAAGCCGTCGGGGAGATAATTCACAAATGGCAATTATTGAATTGGTGTAG